Proteins from one Impatiens glandulifera chromosome 2, dImpGla2.1, whole genome shotgun sequence genomic window:
- the LOC124928214 gene encoding cytochrome P450 CYP82H23-like, producing the protein MAYVHSVVGFAPFGHYGHAMSKFVVLNLLSNHKLHMLRHVRFFDIGLLMKSLYEQWDDQNIGNGPILVEFKEKFVDMSTNIIFPIIAGKPNAEDSKRCQKTLA; encoded by the coding sequence ATGGCCTACGTTCATTCTGTGGTTGGATTCGCTCCTTTTGGACATTATGGGCATGCCATGAGTAAGTTTGTCGTTCTTAATCTCCTGAGTAACCATAAGTTACATATGTTGAGACATGTTCGCTTTTTCGATATTGGTTTATTGATGAAAAGTCTATACGAACAATGGGATGATCAAAACATAGGGAATGGTCCAATATTAGTGGAATTTAAGGAGAAATTTGTGGATATGAgcacaaatataatttttcctatTATTGCTGGCAAACCTAACGCTGAGGATTCAAAACGATGCCAAAAGACTTTGGCGTAA
- the LOC124925773 gene encoding xanthotoxin 5-hydroxylase CYP82C2-like, whose product MEFLQQLLVQVMIVLIFILLGFIHFRWFSKFMNNNKRKAPPQPAGAWPIIGHIPLLLGGKNLTHRILSKMADNFGSVFSLRMGFHETVVINNCEVAKECFTTNDKTLSTRPKSLAFKLLTYDQTVIAFAPYGPNWRAMRKFVVLNLLTAHRLHMLRHVRFSEIDFFIKSLYQQWDHGNGSGSGKILVEFKEMFQDMSSNIITRIIAGKRYAGTNSEESKQCQNAITKIFNLLGLFLVSDAIPSLGWIDILNGNCAKMKRAAKEIDDILVRWLREHREKRLSGCIKDEDNDLIHLMLSDLQDGDLATVDIDTDTVLKSTCLAMILGGNDTISVSMTWVLCFILNNRDVLCKAREELDTHVGRHRLVEESDIKNLVYLQAIFKESIRLQPTFPLLLMREAMEDCNLGGFEIPAGTHLLVNIWKIHRDPSVWSEPLEFKPERFLTQEKNIELGGKNFELLPFGSGRRMCPGITFSQQVMHLGMARLLQGFELDTIDGLPVDMTESPGFSVPKATPLKVLISPRLSPDLYM is encoded by the exons ATGGAATTTCTCCAACAGCTTCTAGTTCAAGTGATGATAGTTCTTATCTTCATTCTTTTAGGGTTCATCCATTTCCGGTGGTTTTCAAAATTCATGAACAACAACAAAAGAAAAGCACCACCTCAACCCGCCGGTGCTTGGCCAATCATAGGTCACATCCCTCTTCTTCTCGGCGGAAAGAACTTAACCCACAGAATCTTAAGCAAAATGGCCGACAATTTTGGTTCTGTCTTTTCTCTCCGTATGGGTTTTCACGAAACCGTCGTTATTAACAATTGTGAAGTCGCTAAAGAATGTTTCACAACCAATGACAAAACCCTCTCCACTCGCCCCAAGAGTTTGGCTTTCAAACTACTGACCTACGATCAGACCGTGATTGCATTCGCTCCTTATGGACCCAATTGGCGAGCCATGCGTAAGTTTGTCGTGCTTAACCTCCTCACTGCCCATCGGTTACATATGTTGAGACATGTTCGATTCTCTGAGATTGATTTCTTCATCAAGAGTCTATACCAACAATGGGATCATGGAAATGGATCAGGCAGTGGGAAGATTTTAGTTGAATTCAAGGAGATGTTTCAAGACATGTCTTCGAATATAATTACGAGAATTATCGCGGGGAAACGCTACGCAGGAACCAATAGTGAGGAGTCGAAACAATGTCAAAATGCTATAACTAAGATCTTTAATTTGCTCGGGTTATTCTTAGTTTCGGATGCCATCCCTTCCCTCGGTTGGATTGATATACTTAATGGAAATTGTGCTAAAATGAAGAGAGCTGCTAAAGAGATTGACGATATTCTCGTGAGATGGCTAAGGGAGCATCGAGAGAAGAGGCTTTCAGGGTGTATTAAAGACGAGGATAATGACTTGATTCATCTTATGTTGTCTGACTTGCAAGATGGCGATCTTGCTACCGTAGACATTGACACTGACACTGTCCTTAAATCCACTTGTTTG GCCATGATTCTAGGTGGAAATGATACGATATCAGTTAGTATGACATGGGTATTGTGTTTCATTTTGAACAACAGAGACGTGTTGTGCAAAGCACGAGAAGAGCTGGACACCCATGTGGGAAGGCATCGTTTAGTAGAAGAATCAGATATAAAGAACCTTGTCTATCTACAAGCTATTTTTAAGGAAAGCATACGACTACAGCCGACATTCCCTTTGTTGCTAATGCGCGAAGCAATGGAAGACTGCAACCTAGGAGGTTTTGAGATTCCGGCTGGAACACATCTGCTTGTTAATATTTGGAAGATACATCGCGACCCAAGTGTTTGGTCAGAACCACTGGAATTCAAGCCGGAGAGATTTCTAACGCAAgagaaaaatattgaattgGGAGGGAAGAATTTCGAACTATTACCATTTGGAAGTGGGAGAAGGATGTGCCCTGGAATAACCTTCTCACAACAAGTAATGCACTTGGGCATGGCTAGACTACTTCAGGGGTTTGAATTGGACACCATTGATGGATTGCCGGTTGACATGACTGAAAGTCCAGGTTTTAGCGTTCCGAAAGCTACCCCCTTGAAGGTCTTGATTAGCCCTCGCCTATCGCCAGATCTCTATATGTAA
- the LOC124925537 gene encoding xanthotoxin 5-hydroxylase CYP82C4-like gives MKSLLHGLLNLIHWFIHLVTTLVRRFSKRKAPPQPTGAWPLIGHLHLLGGSKLPHRILSEMADNYGSIFSLRLGFHETIVVNSWQVAKECFTINDKTFSTRPKSLALKLMAYDQSVVGFAPYGPYWRSMRKFVVFNLLSNHKLHMLRDVRFSEISFFMKSLYQLWDDQNIGNGPVLVEFKEKFENLTTNIIFRIIGGKRNAEDSKRCQKALAEFLHISGAFLVSDAIPFLGWLDILNGNCAKMKRVAKEIDDEFSRWVKEHKEKRVVGRIKDEENDLIHAMLSELDDGDLAAIGYDSDTVIKSTCMSMILGGNDTILITMTWALCFILNNRDVLWKAQEEIDIHVGRHRQVEEADIKNLVYLHAIFKEAMRLQPTLPLLVSREAMEDCNVAGFDIPVGTRLLVNVWKMHRDPSVWSEPLEFKPERFLSQEKNIDLRGKDFELLPFGSGRRLCPGITFSQQVMHLGMARLLQGFKLETIDGLSVDMTEGPGLSVPKATPLKVLISPRLSRELYFEA, from the exons ATGAAATCTCTCTTACACGGTCTTCTCAACCTAATTCATTGGTTCATCCATCTCGTGACCACCTTAGTAAGGCGGTTCTCGAAAAGAAAGGCACCACCGCAGCCAACTGGGGCTTGGCCTCTCATAGGTCACCTACACCTTCTTGGCGGAAGCAAGTTACCCCATAGAATATTAAGTGAAATGGCTGATAATTACGGATCAATATTCTCTCTTCGTCTTGGTTTTCATGAAACAATCGTGGTTAATAGTTGGCAAGTCGCGAAAGAATGTTTCACCATCAATGATAAAACCTTCTCCACTAGACCAAAGAGCCTTGCCTTGAAGCTCATGGCCTATGATCAATCCGTGGTTGGATTCGCTCCTTATGGACCTTATTGGCGTTCCATGCGCAAGTTTGTCGTTTTTAATCTCCTAAGTAACCATAAGTTACATATGTTGAGAGATGTTCGCTTCTCCGAGATTAGTTTTTTTATGAAAAGTCTATACCAACTATGGGATGATCAAAACATAGGGAATGGTCCAGTTTTAGTGGAATTTAAGGAGAAGTTTGAGAATTTGACTACAAACATAATTTTCCGTATTATTGGTGGCAAACGTAACGCTGAAGATTCAAAACGATGCCAAAAGGCTTTGGCGGAATTCTTACATATATCCGGGGCATTCTTAGTTTCTGATGCTATACCTTTCCTTGGTTGGTTAGATATACTGAATGGGAATTGTGCTAAAATGAAAAGAGTTGCAAAAGAGATTGATGATGAGTTTTCAAGATGGGTAAAGGAACACAAAGAGAAGAGGGTTGTTGGGCGTATCAAAGACGAGGAGAATGACTTGATCCACGCTATGTTGTCTGAATTGGACGATGGCGATCTTGCTGCTATAGGCTACGATAGTGACACCGTCATCAAATCCACTTGTATG AGCATGATTCTTGGAGGCAATGATACGATATTAATTACAATGACATGGGcattatgtttcattttaaacaaCCGAGATGTGTTGTGGAAAGCACAAGAAGAGATAGACATCCATGTAGGAAGGCATCGTCAAGTAGAAGAAGCGGatataaaaaatcttgtctatTTACATGCAATTTTTAAAGAAGCAATGAGACTTCAACCAACATTACCTTTGTTGGTAAGCCGCGAAGCAATGGAAGACTGCAATGTAGCGGGCTTTGATATCCCAGTTGGAACACGACTACTTGTTAATGTTTGGAAGATGCATCGTGACCCAAGTGTTTGGTCAGAACCACTAGAATTCAAGCCGGAGAGATTTTTGTCTCAAGAGAAAAATATTGACTTGAGAGGAAAGGATTTTGAGCTACTACCATTTGGGAGTGGGAGGAGGCTTTGCCCTGGAATAACATTTTCACAACAAGTAATGCATTTGGGCATGGCTAGACTCCTTCAAGGTTTTAAATTGGAGACCATTGATGGGTTATCAGTTGACATGACTGAAGGTCCTGGACTAAGTGTCCCTAAAGCTACCCCGTTGAAGGTCTTGATTAGCCCTCGCCTCTCTCGCGAGCTCTACTTCGAAGCTTAG
- the LOC124925727 gene encoding xanthotoxin 5-hydroxylase CYP82C4-like has protein sequence MEFFLYLQVLIIVVIITLIIHLIASSKCFKNKIKSSPPQPAGSLPLIGHLHLLGGNKLIHKTLSDMSDTNGSIFSLRLGFRKAIVISSGQIAKECFTTNDKTFSTRPKSLALKLMAYNQSVVGFAPYGPYWRAMRKFITINLLTSHKLHLLRRIRFSEVDFMMKTIYQKWDGNSVLIDVKEMFKDMSTNIITRIVAGKRYGGCNNEESRKWQKAFGEFLYLSGLFFISDAIPLLGWLDVVNGNCGRMKRAAIEADKLFDGWLKEHKEKRFDGPIRDEDNDLIHVMLSDLEDGDLASLDYDSDTVIKSTCMSMVLGGNDTTSVAMTWAVSFLLNNRHVLAKAQEEIDTHVGMHRKVEESDIDKLVYLQAIMKETFRLQPTFPLLVTREAMEDCTVAGFDIPNGTRLMVNVWKMHRDPSVWSEPLEFKPERFLVQEKNIDLRGKNFELLPFGSGRRLCPGITFSQQIMHLGLARLIQGFELDTTDGLKVDMTESPGLTVPKATPLEVLLIPRLSRELYMCEESNLKM, from the exons ATGGAGTTTTTCCTATATCTTCAAGTATTAATTATAGTTGTAATAATTACCTTAATCATCCATCTTATAGCATCATCAAAATGTTTCAAGAACAAAATAAAGTCATCCCCACCTCAGCCAGCCGGATCTTTGCCACTCATAGGCCACCTCCATCTCCTCGGCGGAAACAAACTAATTCACAAAACATTAAGCGACATGTCCGACACCAACGGTTCAATATTCTCCCTTCGTCTAGGTTTTCGCAAAGCAATAGTGATTAGCAGTGGTCAAATCGCCAAAGAATGTTTCACAACCAACGATAAAACCTTCTCCACTCGACCAAAAAGTCTAGCCTTAAAACTCATGGCCTACAACCAATCTGTGGTCGGATTCGCACCTTATGGACCATATTGGCGTGCCATGCGGAAGTTTATCACGATCAACCTTCTTACTAGTCACAAGTTACATCTTCTAAGAAGGATTCGTTTTTCCGAGGTTGATTTCATGATGAAAACCATATACCAAAAATGGGATGGAAACTCTGTTTTAATTGATGTGAAGGAGATGTTTAAGGATATGAGTACGAATATCATTACTAGAATTGTTGCGGGAAAGCGATACGGCGGCTGCAACAATGAGGAATCGAGAAAGTGGCAAAAGGCGTTTGGAGAATTCTTGTATTTATCTGGTTTGTTCTTCATATCAGATGCTATTCCTTTGTTGGGTTGGTTAGATGTTGTTAATGGAAATTGTGGAAGAATGAAGAGAGCTGCAATAGAAGCTGATAAATTGTTTGATGGATGGTTAAAAGAACATAAAGAGAAGAGGTTTGATGGGCCTATAAGAGACGAGGATAATGATTTGATTCATGTTATGTTGTCTGATTTGGAAGATGGTGATCTTGCTTCATTAGATTATGATTCTGACACAGTCATCAAATCTACTTGTATG AGCATGGTTTTGGGTGGAAATGACACGACATCAGTTGCAATGACATGGGCGGTGTCCTTCCTTTTGAACAATCGACATGTTTTGGCGAAAGCGCAAGAAGAGATTGACACCCACGTGGGAATGCATCGTAAAGTTGAAGAATCAGATATAGACAAACTTGTCTATCTACAAGCCATTATGAAAGAAACTTTCCGATTACAACCAACATTTCCTTTGTTGGTTACTCGAGAAGCAATGGAAGATTGTACTGTAGCCGGTTTTGATATCCCAAATGGAACACGCCTTATGGTTAATGTGTGGAAAATGCATCGTGACCCAAGTGTTTGGTCAGAACCATTAGAGTTCAAGCCCGAAAGATTTCTCGTGCAAGAGAAAAATATCGACCTAAGAGGAAAGAATTTTGAGCTCTTACCATTTGGTAGTGGAAGGAGGCTATGTCCTGGGATTACTTTCTCGCAACAAATAATGCACTTGGGCTTGGCTAGGCTCATTCAAGGGTTTGAATTGGACACAACTGATGGTCTAAAAGTTGACATGACCGAAAGCCCTGGACTAACCGTCCCTAAAGCTACTCCTTTGGAAGTTTTGCTTATCCCTCGTCTTTCTCGGGAGCTCTATATGTGTGAAGAGAGCAACCTCAAAATGTGA